One genomic window of Silurus meridionalis isolate SWU-2019-XX chromosome 22, ASM1480568v1, whole genome shotgun sequence includes the following:
- the LOC124376147 gene encoding programmed cell death 6-interacting protein isoform X2: MATFISVPLKKSSEVDLVKPLSKFITTAYPAGEEQTEYLRAVDELNKLRRSAVGRPLDKHESSLEILLRYYDQLCSVEPKFPFSELCLTFTWKDAFDKGSLFGGSVKLALASVGYEKTCVLFNIGALSSQIASEQNLDNDEGLKTAAKYYQLACGAFAHIKDTVLSALNREPTMDISPETVGTLSQIMLSQAQEVFVIKATADKMKDGIIAKLANQAADFYGDAFKQCQYKENLPKEVLPVLAAKHCMMQATAELHQSALVKQKKQFGEEIARLQHATELVKTVASRYDEYVNIKDLSDKISRALTAAKKDNDFIYHDRVPEAKDLEHIGKASLVKATTIQLPLSQKFADIFEKMVPMLVQQSVSIANSRRADMVNRFVGSLREATNLCNGVLASLNLPAAIEDLSGDSVPQSILEKSRAVIQMGGLNSIEQLIKDLPELLQRNREILDESLKILNDEEATDNELRAKFNQRWNRTASGDLYKPLRAEGGNFGNILDKAVQADQVVKERYNTHCEMIALLCKPESELCAAIPSANPAKTLQGSEVVNVLKAQLAQLDEIKQDREVLEGEIKAVTFDMTTKFLTALAQDGAINEEALTTRELDTRYGTYTQRVQQNLRSQEDILAQVQTSHQEFSALKQSNTEANHREEVLKKLASAHDSYIEISSNIKEGTKFYNDLTEILLKFQNKCSDIVFARKTERDELLKELQQSIAREPSAPSFNVPAYQSNNPPPAAGGPTPAPRTVFSLQPQAKSQPPARPPPPSFSTQAATSSTTSSVPDSQALSSVSSNPPPVAPPNAPSQAQGPPYPTYQGYPGFYQMPMGYNPYGYGYNMQYMPYQAQGQAGYPGGAPVQQPYPYPQQPSQQQPYYPQQ; this comes from the exons ATGGCGACGTTTATTTCTGTCCCGTTGAAGAAGTCTTCAGAAGTCGACTTGGTGAAACCGCTGTCGAAATTCATCACGACCGCGTACCCGGCGGGTGAGGAGCAGACGGAGTATCTGCGCGCCGTGGACGAGTTGAATAAGCTGCGCAGAAGTGCCGTGGGGAGGCCGCTGGATAAGCACGAGAGCTCGCTGGAGATCCTTCTGCG GTACTATGATCAGCTATGTTCAGTCGAGCCTAAGTTTCCTTTCTCAGAG CTTTGTCTAACATTCACATGGAAAGATGCTTTTGATAAAGGATCCCTATTTGGAGGCTCTGTTAAACTTG cTTTGGCAAGTGTGGGCTATGAGAAAACCTGTGTATTGTTCAACATTGGGGCACTCTCTAGTCAGATCGCCTCTGAACAGAACCTGGACAATGATGAAGGGCTTAAGACAGCTGCTAAATACTACCAG CTGGCGTGTGGTGCATTTGCACACATAAAGGACACAGTGCTGTCTGCTCTTAATAGAGAGCCTACAATGGATATTTCTCCAGAGACGGTGGGAACGCTCAGTCAGATCATGCTCAGCCAAGCACAGGAGGTCTTTGTCATCAAAGCCACTGCTG ACAAGATGAAAGATGGCATCATTGCTAAGTTAGCCAATCAGGCTGCAGATTTCTATGGTGATGCTTTCAAGCAGTGCCAGTACAAAGAGAACCTGCCCAAG GAAGTGCTTCCAGTTTTGGCTGCCAAGCACTGCATGATGCAAGCCACTGCAGAGCTCCATCAGTCAGCACTAGTCAAACAGAAGAAGCAATTCGGAGAGGAGATCGCACGTCTTCAG CATGCCACAGAGCTGGTTAAGACCGTAGCATCACGCTACGATGAGTATGTGAACATTAAGGATCTCTCTGATAAAATCAGCCGTGCTCTCACAGCTGCTAAGAAAGACAATGACTTCATCTACCATGATCGTGTACCAGAGGCAAAAGACCTGGAGCACATTGGAAAGGCATCACTTGTCAAGGCAACCACCATTCAATTACCACTCAGCCAGAAGTTTGCAG ATATTTTTGAGAAGATGGTGCCTATGTTAGTGCAGCAGTCTGTAAGCATAGCTAATTCCAGAAGAGCCGATATGGTCAACAGATTTGTGGGGAGTCTGAGGGAGGCGACTAACCTCTGTAATGG ggTGTTGGCTTCTCTAAACCTGCCTGCAGCAATAGAGGATCTTTCTGGAGATTCAGTCCCACAGTCCATCCTGGAAAAGAGTCGTGCCGTGATCCAAATGGGAGGCCTGAACAGCATTGAGCAGCTGATCAAAGATCTACCAGAACTGCTACAGAGAAACCGAGAAATACTGGATGAG TCTCTTAAGATTTTGAATGATGAGGAGGCAACTGACAATGAGCTCAGAGCCAAGTTTAATCAGCGGTGGAACAGAACTGCATCTGGAGACCTGTACAAACCCCTCAGAGCAG AAGGTGGAAATTTTGGAAACATTTTGGACAAGGCTGTGCAAGCTGATCAGGTGGTAAAGGAGCGTTATAACACTCACTGTGAGATGATTGCTCTTCTCTGCAAACCTGAGAGCGAGTTGTGCGCTGCCATTCCTTCAGCCAACCCTGCTAAGACTCTTCAGGGCAGTGAG GTGGTGAATGTATTGAAGGCTCAGTTAGCCCAGCTTGATGAGATCAAGCAGGATCGTGAAGTTCTGGAAGGGGAAATTAAGGCAGTTACCTTTGACATGACAACAAAGTTCCTCACTGCCCTGGCACAAGATGGAGCCATTAATGAGGAAGCTCTCACCACTAGAGAACTGGACACTCGTTATGGCACATACACACAGCGTGTTCAGCAGAACCTCCGCTCCCAGGAGGACATACTTGCGCAAGTACAG ACATCTCATCAAGAGTTTTCAGCACTCAAGCAGTCGAACACTGAGGCTAACCACAGGGAGGAGGTATTGAAGAAACTGGCCTCAGCTCATGATAGCTACATTGAAATCAGCTCCAATATCAAAGAAGGCACTAAG TTCTACAACGATTTAACTGAGATCCTGCTGAAGTTCCAGAATAAGTGCAGTGACATCGTTTTTGCTCGAAAGACTGAAAGGGATGAGTTGCTCAA GGAGTTGCAGCAGAGCATTGCTCGTGAGCCAAGTGCTCCTTCCTTTAATGTTCCAGCTTACCAGTCCAATAACCCGCCCCCAGCTGCAGGAGGCCCCACCCCTGCTCCCCGGACCGTATTT TCATTGCAGCCACAGGCTAAATCCCAGCCTCCAGCAAGACCACCACCACCCAGCTTCAGTACACAAGCTGCCACTAGCAGCACCACCAGCTCAGTGCCTGACAGTCAAGCCCTGAGTTCTGTCAGCTCTAATCCCCCACCTGTGGCACCACCCAATGCACCCTCACAGGCTCAAGGACCACCCTACCCCACTTATCAGGGCTATCCCGG gttTTATCAAATGCCAATGGGGTATAATCCCTATGGATATGGATATAACATGCAGTACATGCCCTATCAGGCTCAAGGGCAGGCTGGTTACCCTGGAGGTGCTCCTGTTCAGCAGCCTTACCCTTATCCTCAACAACCATCCCAGCAACAGCCCTACTATCCCCAGCAATAA
- the LOC124376147 gene encoding programmed cell death 6-interacting protein isoform X1, whose protein sequence is MATFISVPLKKSSEVDLVKPLSKFITTAYPAGEEQTEYLRAVDELNKLRRSAVGRPLDKHESSLEILLRYYDQLCSVEPKFPFSELCLTFTWKDAFDKGSLFGGSVKLALASVGYEKTCVLFNIGALSSQIASEQNLDNDEGLKTAAKYYQLACGAFAHIKDTVLSALNREPTMDISPETVGTLSQIMLSQAQEVFVIKATADKMKDGIIAKLANQAADFYGDAFKQCQYKENLPKYFYFQEVLPVLAAKHCMMQATAELHQSALVKQKKQFGEEIARLQHATELVKTVASRYDEYVNIKDLSDKISRALTAAKKDNDFIYHDRVPEAKDLEHIGKASLVKATTIQLPLSQKFADIFEKMVPMLVQQSVSIANSRRADMVNRFVGSLREATNLCNGVLASLNLPAAIEDLSGDSVPQSILEKSRAVIQMGGLNSIEQLIKDLPELLQRNREILDESLKILNDEEATDNELRAKFNQRWNRTASGDLYKPLRAEGGNFGNILDKAVQADQVVKERYNTHCEMIALLCKPESELCAAIPSANPAKTLQGSEVVNVLKAQLAQLDEIKQDREVLEGEIKAVTFDMTTKFLTALAQDGAINEEALTTRELDTRYGTYTQRVQQNLRSQEDILAQVQTSHQEFSALKQSNTEANHREEVLKKLASAHDSYIEISSNIKEGTKFYNDLTEILLKFQNKCSDIVFARKTERDELLKELQQSIAREPSAPSFNVPAYQSNNPPPAAGGPTPAPRTVFSLQPQAKSQPPARPPPPSFSTQAATSSTTSSVPDSQALSSVSSNPPPVAPPNAPSQAQGPPYPTYQGYPGFYQMPMGYNPYGYGYNMQYMPYQAQGQAGYPGGAPVQQPYPYPQQPSQQQPYYPQQ, encoded by the exons ATGGCGACGTTTATTTCTGTCCCGTTGAAGAAGTCTTCAGAAGTCGACTTGGTGAAACCGCTGTCGAAATTCATCACGACCGCGTACCCGGCGGGTGAGGAGCAGACGGAGTATCTGCGCGCCGTGGACGAGTTGAATAAGCTGCGCAGAAGTGCCGTGGGGAGGCCGCTGGATAAGCACGAGAGCTCGCTGGAGATCCTTCTGCG GTACTATGATCAGCTATGTTCAGTCGAGCCTAAGTTTCCTTTCTCAGAG CTTTGTCTAACATTCACATGGAAAGATGCTTTTGATAAAGGATCCCTATTTGGAGGCTCTGTTAAACTTG cTTTGGCAAGTGTGGGCTATGAGAAAACCTGTGTATTGTTCAACATTGGGGCACTCTCTAGTCAGATCGCCTCTGAACAGAACCTGGACAATGATGAAGGGCTTAAGACAGCTGCTAAATACTACCAG CTGGCGTGTGGTGCATTTGCACACATAAAGGACACAGTGCTGTCTGCTCTTAATAGAGAGCCTACAATGGATATTTCTCCAGAGACGGTGGGAACGCTCAGTCAGATCATGCTCAGCCAAGCACAGGAGGTCTTTGTCATCAAAGCCACTGCTG ACAAGATGAAAGATGGCATCATTGCTAAGTTAGCCAATCAGGCTGCAGATTTCTATGGTGATGCTTTCAAGCAGTGCCAGTACAAAGAGAACCTGCCCAAG tatttttatttccaGGAAGTGCTTCCAGTTTTGGCTGCCAAGCACTGCATGATGCAAGCCACTGCAGAGCTCCATCAGTCAGCACTAGTCAAACAGAAGAAGCAATTCGGAGAGGAGATCGCACGTCTTCAG CATGCCACAGAGCTGGTTAAGACCGTAGCATCACGCTACGATGAGTATGTGAACATTAAGGATCTCTCTGATAAAATCAGCCGTGCTCTCACAGCTGCTAAGAAAGACAATGACTTCATCTACCATGATCGTGTACCAGAGGCAAAAGACCTGGAGCACATTGGAAAGGCATCACTTGTCAAGGCAACCACCATTCAATTACCACTCAGCCAGAAGTTTGCAG ATATTTTTGAGAAGATGGTGCCTATGTTAGTGCAGCAGTCTGTAAGCATAGCTAATTCCAGAAGAGCCGATATGGTCAACAGATTTGTGGGGAGTCTGAGGGAGGCGACTAACCTCTGTAATGG ggTGTTGGCTTCTCTAAACCTGCCTGCAGCAATAGAGGATCTTTCTGGAGATTCAGTCCCACAGTCCATCCTGGAAAAGAGTCGTGCCGTGATCCAAATGGGAGGCCTGAACAGCATTGAGCAGCTGATCAAAGATCTACCAGAACTGCTACAGAGAAACCGAGAAATACTGGATGAG TCTCTTAAGATTTTGAATGATGAGGAGGCAACTGACAATGAGCTCAGAGCCAAGTTTAATCAGCGGTGGAACAGAACTGCATCTGGAGACCTGTACAAACCCCTCAGAGCAG AAGGTGGAAATTTTGGAAACATTTTGGACAAGGCTGTGCAAGCTGATCAGGTGGTAAAGGAGCGTTATAACACTCACTGTGAGATGATTGCTCTTCTCTGCAAACCTGAGAGCGAGTTGTGCGCTGCCATTCCTTCAGCCAACCCTGCTAAGACTCTTCAGGGCAGTGAG GTGGTGAATGTATTGAAGGCTCAGTTAGCCCAGCTTGATGAGATCAAGCAGGATCGTGAAGTTCTGGAAGGGGAAATTAAGGCAGTTACCTTTGACATGACAACAAAGTTCCTCACTGCCCTGGCACAAGATGGAGCCATTAATGAGGAAGCTCTCACCACTAGAGAACTGGACACTCGTTATGGCACATACACACAGCGTGTTCAGCAGAACCTCCGCTCCCAGGAGGACATACTTGCGCAAGTACAG ACATCTCATCAAGAGTTTTCAGCACTCAAGCAGTCGAACACTGAGGCTAACCACAGGGAGGAGGTATTGAAGAAACTGGCCTCAGCTCATGATAGCTACATTGAAATCAGCTCCAATATCAAAGAAGGCACTAAG TTCTACAACGATTTAACTGAGATCCTGCTGAAGTTCCAGAATAAGTGCAGTGACATCGTTTTTGCTCGAAAGACTGAAAGGGATGAGTTGCTCAA GGAGTTGCAGCAGAGCATTGCTCGTGAGCCAAGTGCTCCTTCCTTTAATGTTCCAGCTTACCAGTCCAATAACCCGCCCCCAGCTGCAGGAGGCCCCACCCCTGCTCCCCGGACCGTATTT TCATTGCAGCCACAGGCTAAATCCCAGCCTCCAGCAAGACCACCACCACCCAGCTTCAGTACACAAGCTGCCACTAGCAGCACCACCAGCTCAGTGCCTGACAGTCAAGCCCTGAGTTCTGTCAGCTCTAATCCCCCACCTGTGGCACCACCCAATGCACCCTCACAGGCTCAAGGACCACCCTACCCCACTTATCAGGGCTATCCCGG gttTTATCAAATGCCAATGGGGTATAATCCCTATGGATATGGATATAACATGCAGTACATGCCCTATCAGGCTCAAGGGCAGGCTGGTTACCCTGGAGGTGCTCCTGTTCAGCAGCCTTACCCTTATCCTCAACAACCATCCCAGCAACAGCCCTACTATCCCCAGCAATAA
- the ubp1 gene encoding upstream-binding protein 1 isoform X1: protein MAWVLKMDDATIESGLVHDFDASLSGIGQELGAGAYSMSDVLALPIFKQEDGNASVESESKNPPFQYVLCAATSPAVKLQEETLTYLNQGQSYEIRLLDNRKREEMPELNNKTVKSIVRVVFHDRRLQYMEHQQLEGWKWNRPGDRLLDIDIPMCVGITEPCTHASQLNAAEFLWDVSKRASVFVQVHCISTEFTPRKHGGEKGVPFRIQIDTFKQDENGEYMEHMHSASCQIKVFKPKGADRKQKTDREKMEKRSAQEKEKYQPSYDTTILSETRLEPVIEEAVEHELKKSSKRTLPADCGDSTAKSKRGSCSPWPDNAYVNPNTAATPTFTSNTHSYSNAVPESESSSPKHQADCSQVFMESLSPTATMQEVQQWLLKNRFNSYSRVFTHFSGSDLLKLTREDLVQICGPADGIRLYNALKSKGVRPRLTVYVCQECVSPLLERRCHSKNGEHRSPPAINVYHALYLEDLTAHELTRKISNVFCLPLTLVNQVYRQGPTGIHVLLSDQMVSNFFDESCFVVSMLKDDTSDRFHLVLK from the exons ATGGCGTGGGTGCTGAAGATGGACGACGCCACGATCGAGTCGGGACTCGTCCACGACTTTGACGCCAGTCTGTCCGGAATCGGGCAGGAGCTCGGGGCAGGAGCCTACAGCATGAG TGATGTGCTAGCTCTGCCCATTTTTAAGCAGGAGGACGGGAACGCCTCAGTCGAGTCTGAGAGCAAGAATCCTCCGTTTCAATACGTACTGTGTGCTGCTACCTCCCCAGCTGTTAAACTGCAGGAGGAGACTCTCACCTACCTAAACCAAG GCCAGTCTTATGAGATCCGTCTGCTAGATAACAGGAAGAGGGAGGAAATGCCTGAACTCAACAACAAGactgtgaag agtatagtgagAGTTGTGTTTCATGACCGGAGGCTGCAGTACATGGAGCATCAGCAACTGGAAGGCTGGAAGTGGAATCGGCCTGGTGACCGTCTCCTTGACATTG ATATCCCTATGTGCGTGGGTATCACTGAACCCTGCACCCATGCCTCCCAGCTGAATGCTGCTGAGTTTCTGTGGGACGTTTCCAAAAGGGCTTCTGTATTCGTACAG GTGCACTGCATCAGCACAGAGTTCACACCGAGGAAGCATGGTGGCGAGAAGGGCGTACCGTTCCGCATCCAGATTGACACCTTCAAACAGGATGAGAATGGGGAGTACATGGAGCACATGCACTCTGCCAGCTGTCAGATCAAAGTGTTTAAG CCGAAGGGAGCAGACCGGAAACAAAAGACTGACAGAGAGAAGATGGAAAAAAGGAGTGCACAAGAGAAGGAGAAATACCAGCCCTCTTATGATACTACAATTTTGTCAGAG actCGTCTGGAGCCAGTGATAGAGGAAGCTGTGGAGCATGAGCTTAAGAAGTCGAGTAAGCGCACCCTCCCTGCAGACTGTGGAGACTCAACGGCCAAGAGCAAGAGAGGCAGT TGTTCTCCTTGGCCTGATAATGCTTACGTGAATCCAAACACCGCAGCCACCCCAACCTTCACTTccaacacacactcctacagtaACGCCGTTCCCGAAAG TGAATCATCTTCACCCAAGCACCAAGCTGATTGTAGCCAGGTCTTCATGGAG TCTTTAAGCCCAACAGCTACCATGCAGGAGGTGCAGCAGTGGCTTCTTAAGAACAGGTTCAACTCCTATAGTCGAGTTTTTACACATTTCTCAG gtTCCGATTTACTGAAACTGACTCGTGAAGATTTGGTGCAGATCTGTGGGCCAGCCGATGGGATCCGTCTTTACAACGCGCTAAAATCAAA GGGAGTTCGACCGCGGTTGACTGTGTACGTGTGTCAGGAGTGTGTGAGTCCTCTGCTGGAGAGACGCTGCCACAGCAAGAACGGAGAACACCGCAGTCCCCCTGCCATAAAcg TTTACCATGCGCTTTACCTCGAAGACCTGACCGCACATGAGCTGACCAGAAAAATATCGAACGTGTTTTGCCTGCCGCTAACCCTCGTTAATCAAGTGTACAGGCAGGGCCCTACAGGAATACATGTATTGCTCAGTGACCAG ATGGTGTCTAACTTCTTTGATGAGAGTTGCTTCGTTGTCAGTATGTTAAAAG atGATACCAGTGACCGATTCCACCTAGTTCTGAAGTAA
- the ubp1 gene encoding upstream-binding protein 1 isoform X2 — translation MPELNNKTVKSIVRVVFHDRRLQYMEHQQLEGWKWNRPGDRLLDIDIPMCVGITEPCTHASQLNAAEFLWDVSKRASVFVQVHCISTEFTPRKHGGEKGVPFRIQIDTFKQDENGEYMEHMHSASCQIKVFKPKGADRKQKTDREKMEKRSAQEKEKYQPSYDTTILSETRLEPVIEEAVEHELKKSSKRTLPADCGDSTAKSKRGSCSPWPDNAYVNPNTAATPTFTSNTHSYSNAVPESESSSPKHQADCSQVFMESLSPTATMQEVQQWLLKNRFNSYSRVFTHFSGSDLLKLTREDLVQICGPADGIRLYNALKSKGVRPRLTVYVCQECVSPLLERRCHSKNGEHRSPPAINVYHALYLEDLTAHELTRKISNVFCLPLTLVNQVYRQGPTGIHVLLSDQMVSNFFDESCFVVSMLKDDTSDRFHLVLK, via the exons ATGCCTGAACTCAACAACAAGactgtgaag agtatagtgagAGTTGTGTTTCATGACCGGAGGCTGCAGTACATGGAGCATCAGCAACTGGAAGGCTGGAAGTGGAATCGGCCTGGTGACCGTCTCCTTGACATTG ATATCCCTATGTGCGTGGGTATCACTGAACCCTGCACCCATGCCTCCCAGCTGAATGCTGCTGAGTTTCTGTGGGACGTTTCCAAAAGGGCTTCTGTATTCGTACAG GTGCACTGCATCAGCACAGAGTTCACACCGAGGAAGCATGGTGGCGAGAAGGGCGTACCGTTCCGCATCCAGATTGACACCTTCAAACAGGATGAGAATGGGGAGTACATGGAGCACATGCACTCTGCCAGCTGTCAGATCAAAGTGTTTAAG CCGAAGGGAGCAGACCGGAAACAAAAGACTGACAGAGAGAAGATGGAAAAAAGGAGTGCACAAGAGAAGGAGAAATACCAGCCCTCTTATGATACTACAATTTTGTCAGAG actCGTCTGGAGCCAGTGATAGAGGAAGCTGTGGAGCATGAGCTTAAGAAGTCGAGTAAGCGCACCCTCCCTGCAGACTGTGGAGACTCAACGGCCAAGAGCAAGAGAGGCAGT TGTTCTCCTTGGCCTGATAATGCTTACGTGAATCCAAACACCGCAGCCACCCCAACCTTCACTTccaacacacactcctacagtaACGCCGTTCCCGAAAG TGAATCATCTTCACCCAAGCACCAAGCTGATTGTAGCCAGGTCTTCATGGAG TCTTTAAGCCCAACAGCTACCATGCAGGAGGTGCAGCAGTGGCTTCTTAAGAACAGGTTCAACTCCTATAGTCGAGTTTTTACACATTTCTCAG gtTCCGATTTACTGAAACTGACTCGTGAAGATTTGGTGCAGATCTGTGGGCCAGCCGATGGGATCCGTCTTTACAACGCGCTAAAATCAAA GGGAGTTCGACCGCGGTTGACTGTGTACGTGTGTCAGGAGTGTGTGAGTCCTCTGCTGGAGAGACGCTGCCACAGCAAGAACGGAGAACACCGCAGTCCCCCTGCCATAAAcg TTTACCATGCGCTTTACCTCGAAGACCTGACCGCACATGAGCTGACCAGAAAAATATCGAACGTGTTTTGCCTGCCGCTAACCCTCGTTAATCAAGTGTACAGGCAGGGCCCTACAGGAATACATGTATTGCTCAGTGACCAG ATGGTGTCTAACTTCTTTGATGAGAGTTGCTTCGTTGTCAGTATGTTAAAAG atGATACCAGTGACCGATTCCACCTAGTTCTGAAGTAA